In Coregonus clupeaformis isolate EN_2021a chromosome 7, ASM2061545v1, whole genome shotgun sequence, one genomic interval encodes:
- the LOC121569931 gene encoding uncharacterized protein LOC121569931 isoform X5 gives MSGTKKTRKQETQSPAPSSIGQAVEKQDLKEFQDPEPGKTQELYAQMDYILDRVNQNNFQQSMKAITEFTINTEARLKSIIHLIYERALAQPASSVVYANMCRCLMGLKVPTAAKPAVTVNFRKLLLNRVQNDFENMARNSREILQQKQEMVDAITKEEERQRLRKELEEAKTEGRRQSLGNIKFMCELFKLKMLTECVMHDVIVQLLKNQDDNSLEGLCTLLYTIGKDLDFKKARPRMDQYYNQIVKIVKNRTTSPRITSMLQDVLDLRKKETPQLAELVEKIEKTGLQADNDAEKHTGPGDTEPVLRPHYKSLAMKNQKLISTSIPLQENTCPHYDKLKAEDSAAARGATKKKKASVLLKTCQQIIQEREEELQKLRQEVECLKCLSQATMEDSERFFTKLIETRCSEVREVIQAKEKEMVSEAEGLLQTLEQELDELKRTETEGRQLPHIEVYPHFLQTLPSITEAFEEVRTYASEMQQQFEDSSKLQFVEFSKSVEESLGPYTISSLSTTRQAVEEKDLEDFVDLETVKTEEMYEQMDNILASLTPKNFHQSMKVVSAFTIDTEDKLKGIIDSIYERAILNPTGAEVYAKVCHHHQFMGLKIPGVTVNFRKLLLNQCQKGFEKDNSKILKEKQRELDATTEEEDRQRLREELEEAKAEGQRELLGNITFICELFKLKLMTEGLIDYCIVKLIKDGDDDSLEGLCTILFTIGKDLDSEKNQPRMDEHYTQINLIKERRRTSHRIRYMLHDVLDLRTLHLYKEQKEDH, from the exons ATGAGTGGGACAAAGAAGACACGCAAGCAAGAAACCCAGTCACCAGCTCCCTCTTCCATCGGACAGGCTGTGGAAAAACAGGACTTG AAGGAGTTTCAGGATCCAGAGCCAGGGAAGACACAGGAACTGTATGCCCAAATGGATTACATCCTGGATAGGGTAAATCAAAACAACTTCCAGCAATCGATGAAGGCAATTACTGAGTTCACCATTAACACAGAGGCCAGACTGAAGAGCATCATTCACCTCATATATGAGAGGGCCCTGGCACAACCTGCCAGCTCTGTGGTCTATGCCAACATGTGCCGCTGCCTCATGGGG CTTAAAGTACCCACCGCTGCCAAACCAGCAGTGACAGTAAATTTCCGCAAGCTGCTTCTGAACCGAGTCCAAAATGACTTTGAGAACATGGCGAGAAACAGTCGTGAAATCTTGCAGCAAAAGCAGGAGATGGTGGATGCCATCACCAAG GAGGAGGAGCGCCAGCGACTGAGGAAGGAGCTGGAGGAGGCCAAGACCGAGGGGCGGAGGCAGTCGCTAGGCAATATCAAGTTCATGTGTGAGTTGTTCAAGTTGAAGATGCTGACGGAGTGCGTCATGCACGACGTCATCGTACAGCTGCTGAAGAACCAAGATGATAACTCGCTGGAGGGCCTGTGCACATTACTCTACACCATCGGCAAGGACTTGGACTTTAAGAAGGCCAGG CCCAGAATGGATCAGTACTACAACCAGATTGTGAAGATTGTGAAGAATAGGACAACCTCCCCCAGAATCACAAGCATGCTGCAGGATGTGCTGGACCTCCGAAAG aaAGAAACACCCCAGCTTGCGGAGTTGGTGGAAAAGATTGAGAAGACCGGGCTGCAAGCTGACAATGATGCTGAGAAACACACTGGACCTGGAGACACAGAACCTGTTTTGCGTCCTCACTATAAGTCATTAGCCATGAAGAATCAGAAGCTGATCAGCACATCTATACCACTACAGGAGAACACGTGTCCTCATTATGATAAACTGAAAGCTGAAGACTCAGCTGCTGCTCGGGGGGCTACCAAAAAG AAAAAGGCGAGTGTGCTGTTGAAGACATGCCAGCAGATAAtccaggagagggaggaggagctaCAGAAACTGAGACAGGAAGTGGAGTGTCTAAAG TGCTTATCACAGGCTACAATGGAGGACAGTGAGAGGTTCTTCACCAAGCTGATTGAGACAAGGTGCTCAGAGGTGAGAGAGGTGATCCAAGCTAAAGAGAAGGAGATGGTGAGTGAGGCTGAGGGACTCCTACAGACACTAGAGCAGGAGCTTGATGAGCTGAAGAGGACTGAAACAGAGGGCAGACAGCTTCCACACATAGAGGTCTACCCCCATTTCCTACAG ACATTGCCCAGCATCACTGAGGCTTTTGAAGAAGTGAGGACATATGCCTCTGAAATGCAACAACAATTTGAGGATTCCTCCAAGTTGCAATTTGTGGAGTTTTCTAAATCAG TTGAAGAAAGTCTGGGACcataca ctaTCAGTTCTCTTAGCACTACCAGACAGGCAGTGGAAGAAAAGGACTTG GAGGACTTTGTTGACCTAGAGACAGTGAAGACAGAAGAAATGTATGAACAAATGGATAACATCCTGGCCAGTCTGACTCCCAAGAACTTCCATCAGTCGATGAAGGTAGTGAGTGCATTCACCATTGACACAGAGGACAAACTCAAGGGCATCATTGACTCTATATATGAGAGGGCCATCCTAAACCCTACCGGCGCCGAGGTCTATGCCAAGGTGTGCCACCACCACCAATTCATGGGG CTCAAAATACCTGGAGTGACAGTAAATTTCCGCAAGCTGCTGCTGAACCAATGCCAGAAGGGCTTTGAGAAAGATAATAGTAAGATCTTAAAAGAAAAGCAGAGGGAACTGGACGCCACCACTGAG GAGGAGGACCGCCAGCGACTgagggaggagctggaggaggctAAGGCAGAGGGGCAGCGGGAGTTGCTAGGCAACATCACATTCATCTGCGAGTTGTTCAAGTTGAAGTTGATGACCGAGGGCCTCATAGACTACTGCATCGTAAAGCTAATAAAGGATGGGGATGATGATTCGCTAGAGGGTCTGTGCACAATACTCTTCACCATTGGCAAGGACTTGGACTCTGAGAAGaaccag CCCAGAATGGATGAGCACTACACGCAGATTAATCTGataaaggagagaaggaggaccTCCCACAGAATCCGTTATATGCTTCATGATGTGCTGGACCTCAGAACG CTCCATTTGTACAAGGAACAAAAGGAAGACCATTGA
- the LOC121569931 gene encoding uncharacterized protein LOC121569931 isoform X1, translated as MHRMYRTLVTCSDSTTVAQTIDLLNQKKCSCLICVGLLNPVRIPSGQSYCKLCIGNWDQDDQKNPYHICFQCRETYTPRPALDTNCHGYGRGCPSSSFGQASAVVVTGKKMSGTKKTRKQETQSPAPSSIGQAVEKQDLKEFQDPEPGKTQELYAQMDYILDRVNQNNFQQSMKAITEFTINTEARLKSIIHLIYERALAQPASSVVYANMCRCLMGLKVPTAAKPAVTVNFRKLLLNRVQNDFENMARNSREILQQKQEMVDAITKEEERQRLRKELEEAKTEGRRQSLGNIKFMCELFKLKMLTECVMHDVIVQLLKNQDDNSLEGLCTLLYTIGKDLDFKKARPRMDQYYNQIVKIVKNRTTSPRITSMLQDVLDLRKKETPQLAELVEKIEKTGLQADNDAEKHTGPGDTEPVLRPHYKSLAMKNQKLISTSIPLQENTCPHYDKLKAEDSAAARGATKKKKASVLLKTCQQIIQEREEELQKLRQEVECLKCLSQATMEDSERFFTKLIETRCSEVREVIQAKEKEMVSEAEGLLQTLEQELDELKRTETEGRQLPHIEVYPHFLQTLPSITEAFEEVRTYASEMQQQFEDSSKLQFVEFSKSVEESLGPYTISSLSTTRQAVEEKDLEDFVDLETVKTEEMYEQMDNILASLTPKNFHQSMKVVSAFTIDTEDKLKGIIDSIYERAILNPTGAEVYAKVCHHHQFMGLKIPGVTVNFRKLLLNQCQKGFEKDNSKILKEKQRELDATTEEEDRQRLREELEEAKAEGQRELLGNITFICELFKLKLMTEGLIDYCIVKLIKDGDDDSLEGLCTILFTIGKDLDSEKNQPRMDEHYTQINLIKERRRTSHRIRYMLHDVLDLRTLHLYKEQKEDH; from the exons ATGCACCGGATGTATCGCACGTTAGTAACATGTAGTGACTCAACTACTGTGGCTCAAACTATAGATCTTTTGAATCAGAAAAAATGTAGTTGTCTAATCTGTGTGGGTTTACTGAATCCGGTGAGAATTCCCAGTGGACAGAGTTACTGCAAATTATGTATTGGTAACTGGGATCAGGATGACCAAAAGAATCCTTACCACATCTGCTTCCAGTGCAGAGAGACCTACACCCCAAGACCTGCATTAGACACAAACTGTCACGgatacggccgaggctgcccctcctcctcgttcgggcaggcttcggcggtcgtcgtcaccgga AAGAAGATGAGTGGGACAAAGAAGACACGCAAGCAAGAAACCCAGTCACCAGCTCCCTCTTCCATCGGACAGGCTGTGGAAAAACAGGACTTG AAGGAGTTTCAGGATCCAGAGCCAGGGAAGACACAGGAACTGTATGCCCAAATGGATTACATCCTGGATAGGGTAAATCAAAACAACTTCCAGCAATCGATGAAGGCAATTACTGAGTTCACCATTAACACAGAGGCCAGACTGAAGAGCATCATTCACCTCATATATGAGAGGGCCCTGGCACAACCTGCCAGCTCTGTGGTCTATGCCAACATGTGCCGCTGCCTCATGGGG CTTAAAGTACCCACCGCTGCCAAACCAGCAGTGACAGTAAATTTCCGCAAGCTGCTTCTGAACCGAGTCCAAAATGACTTTGAGAACATGGCGAGAAACAGTCGTGAAATCTTGCAGCAAAAGCAGGAGATGGTGGATGCCATCACCAAG GAGGAGGAGCGCCAGCGACTGAGGAAGGAGCTGGAGGAGGCCAAGACCGAGGGGCGGAGGCAGTCGCTAGGCAATATCAAGTTCATGTGTGAGTTGTTCAAGTTGAAGATGCTGACGGAGTGCGTCATGCACGACGTCATCGTACAGCTGCTGAAGAACCAAGATGATAACTCGCTGGAGGGCCTGTGCACATTACTCTACACCATCGGCAAGGACTTGGACTTTAAGAAGGCCAGG CCCAGAATGGATCAGTACTACAACCAGATTGTGAAGATTGTGAAGAATAGGACAACCTCCCCCAGAATCACAAGCATGCTGCAGGATGTGCTGGACCTCCGAAAG aaAGAAACACCCCAGCTTGCGGAGTTGGTGGAAAAGATTGAGAAGACCGGGCTGCAAGCTGACAATGATGCTGAGAAACACACTGGACCTGGAGACACAGAACCTGTTTTGCGTCCTCACTATAAGTCATTAGCCATGAAGAATCAGAAGCTGATCAGCACATCTATACCACTACAGGAGAACACGTGTCCTCATTATGATAAACTGAAAGCTGAAGACTCAGCTGCTGCTCGGGGGGCTACCAAAAAG AAAAAGGCGAGTGTGCTGTTGAAGACATGCCAGCAGATAAtccaggagagggaggaggagctaCAGAAACTGAGACAGGAAGTGGAGTGTCTAAAG TGCTTATCACAGGCTACAATGGAGGACAGTGAGAGGTTCTTCACCAAGCTGATTGAGACAAGGTGCTCAGAGGTGAGAGAGGTGATCCAAGCTAAAGAGAAGGAGATGGTGAGTGAGGCTGAGGGACTCCTACAGACACTAGAGCAGGAGCTTGATGAGCTGAAGAGGACTGAAACAGAGGGCAGACAGCTTCCACACATAGAGGTCTACCCCCATTTCCTACAG ACATTGCCCAGCATCACTGAGGCTTTTGAAGAAGTGAGGACATATGCCTCTGAAATGCAACAACAATTTGAGGATTCCTCCAAGTTGCAATTTGTGGAGTTTTCTAAATCAG TTGAAGAAAGTCTGGGACcataca ctaTCAGTTCTCTTAGCACTACCAGACAGGCAGTGGAAGAAAAGGACTTG GAGGACTTTGTTGACCTAGAGACAGTGAAGACAGAAGAAATGTATGAACAAATGGATAACATCCTGGCCAGTCTGACTCCCAAGAACTTCCATCAGTCGATGAAGGTAGTGAGTGCATTCACCATTGACACAGAGGACAAACTCAAGGGCATCATTGACTCTATATATGAGAGGGCCATCCTAAACCCTACCGGCGCCGAGGTCTATGCCAAGGTGTGCCACCACCACCAATTCATGGGG CTCAAAATACCTGGAGTGACAGTAAATTTCCGCAAGCTGCTGCTGAACCAATGCCAGAAGGGCTTTGAGAAAGATAATAGTAAGATCTTAAAAGAAAAGCAGAGGGAACTGGACGCCACCACTGAG GAGGAGGACCGCCAGCGACTgagggaggagctggaggaggctAAGGCAGAGGGGCAGCGGGAGTTGCTAGGCAACATCACATTCATCTGCGAGTTGTTCAAGTTGAAGTTGATGACCGAGGGCCTCATAGACTACTGCATCGTAAAGCTAATAAAGGATGGGGATGATGATTCGCTAGAGGGTCTGTGCACAATACTCTTCACCATTGGCAAGGACTTGGACTCTGAGAAGaaccag CCCAGAATGGATGAGCACTACACGCAGATTAATCTGataaaggagagaaggaggaccTCCCACAGAATCCGTTATATGCTTCATGATGTGCTGGACCTCAGAACG CTCCATTTGTACAAGGAACAAAAGGAAGACCATTGA
- the LOC121569931 gene encoding uncharacterized protein LOC121569931 isoform X3: MHRMYRTLVTCSDSTTVAQTIDLLNQKKCSCLICVGLLNPVRIPSGQSYCKLCIGNWDQDDQKNPYHICFQCRETYTPRPALDTNCHGYGRGCPSSSFGQASAVVVTGKKMSGTKKTRKQETQSPAPSSIGQAVEKQDLKEFQDPEPGKTQELYAQMDYILDRVNQNNFQQSMKAITEFTINTEARLKSIIHLIYERALAQPASSVVYANMCRCLMGLKVPTAAKPAVTVNFRKLLLNRVQNDFENMARNSREILQQKQEMVDAITKEEERQRLRKELEEAKTEGRRQSLGNIKFMCELFKLKMLTECVMHDVIVQLLKNQDDNSLEGLCTLLYTIGKDLDFKKARPRMDQYYNQIVKIVKNRTTSPRITSMLQDVLDLRKKETPQLAELVEKIEKTGLQADNDAEKHTGPGDTEPVLRPHYKSLAMKNQKLISTSIPLQENTCPHYDKLKAEDSAAARGATKKKKASVLLKTCQQIIQEREEELQKLRQEVECLKCLSQATMEDSERFFTKLIETRCSEVREVIQAKEKEMVSEAEGLLQTLEQELDELKRTETEGRQLPHIEVYPHFLQTLPSITEAFEEVRTYASEMQQQFEDSSKLQFVEFSKSVEESLGPYTISSLSTTRQAVEEKDLEDFVDLETVKTEEMYEQMDNILASLTPKNFHQSMKLKIPGVTVNFRKLLLNQCQKGFEKDNSKILKEKQRELDATTEEEDRQRLREELEEAKAEGQRELLGNITFICELFKLKLMTEGLIDYCIVKLIKDGDDDSLEGLCTILFTIGKDLDSEKNQPRMDEHYTQINLIKERRRTSHRIRYMLHDVLDLRTLHLYKEQKEDH; encoded by the exons ATGCACCGGATGTATCGCACGTTAGTAACATGTAGTGACTCAACTACTGTGGCTCAAACTATAGATCTTTTGAATCAGAAAAAATGTAGTTGTCTAATCTGTGTGGGTTTACTGAATCCGGTGAGAATTCCCAGTGGACAGAGTTACTGCAAATTATGTATTGGTAACTGGGATCAGGATGACCAAAAGAATCCTTACCACATCTGCTTCCAGTGCAGAGAGACCTACACCCCAAGACCTGCATTAGACACAAACTGTCACGgatacggccgaggctgcccctcctcctcgttcgggcaggcttcggcggtcgtcgtcaccgga AAGAAGATGAGTGGGACAAAGAAGACACGCAAGCAAGAAACCCAGTCACCAGCTCCCTCTTCCATCGGACAGGCTGTGGAAAAACAGGACTTG AAGGAGTTTCAGGATCCAGAGCCAGGGAAGACACAGGAACTGTATGCCCAAATGGATTACATCCTGGATAGGGTAAATCAAAACAACTTCCAGCAATCGATGAAGGCAATTACTGAGTTCACCATTAACACAGAGGCCAGACTGAAGAGCATCATTCACCTCATATATGAGAGGGCCCTGGCACAACCTGCCAGCTCTGTGGTCTATGCCAACATGTGCCGCTGCCTCATGGGG CTTAAAGTACCCACCGCTGCCAAACCAGCAGTGACAGTAAATTTCCGCAAGCTGCTTCTGAACCGAGTCCAAAATGACTTTGAGAACATGGCGAGAAACAGTCGTGAAATCTTGCAGCAAAAGCAGGAGATGGTGGATGCCATCACCAAG GAGGAGGAGCGCCAGCGACTGAGGAAGGAGCTGGAGGAGGCCAAGACCGAGGGGCGGAGGCAGTCGCTAGGCAATATCAAGTTCATGTGTGAGTTGTTCAAGTTGAAGATGCTGACGGAGTGCGTCATGCACGACGTCATCGTACAGCTGCTGAAGAACCAAGATGATAACTCGCTGGAGGGCCTGTGCACATTACTCTACACCATCGGCAAGGACTTGGACTTTAAGAAGGCCAGG CCCAGAATGGATCAGTACTACAACCAGATTGTGAAGATTGTGAAGAATAGGACAACCTCCCCCAGAATCACAAGCATGCTGCAGGATGTGCTGGACCTCCGAAAG aaAGAAACACCCCAGCTTGCGGAGTTGGTGGAAAAGATTGAGAAGACCGGGCTGCAAGCTGACAATGATGCTGAGAAACACACTGGACCTGGAGACACAGAACCTGTTTTGCGTCCTCACTATAAGTCATTAGCCATGAAGAATCAGAAGCTGATCAGCACATCTATACCACTACAGGAGAACACGTGTCCTCATTATGATAAACTGAAAGCTGAAGACTCAGCTGCTGCTCGGGGGGCTACCAAAAAG AAAAAGGCGAGTGTGCTGTTGAAGACATGCCAGCAGATAAtccaggagagggaggaggagctaCAGAAACTGAGACAGGAAGTGGAGTGTCTAAAG TGCTTATCACAGGCTACAATGGAGGACAGTGAGAGGTTCTTCACCAAGCTGATTGAGACAAGGTGCTCAGAGGTGAGAGAGGTGATCCAAGCTAAAGAGAAGGAGATGGTGAGTGAGGCTGAGGGACTCCTACAGACACTAGAGCAGGAGCTTGATGAGCTGAAGAGGACTGAAACAGAGGGCAGACAGCTTCCACACATAGAGGTCTACCCCCATTTCCTACAG ACATTGCCCAGCATCACTGAGGCTTTTGAAGAAGTGAGGACATATGCCTCTGAAATGCAACAACAATTTGAGGATTCCTCCAAGTTGCAATTTGTGGAGTTTTCTAAATCAG TTGAAGAAAGTCTGGGACcataca ctaTCAGTTCTCTTAGCACTACCAGACAGGCAGTGGAAGAAAAGGACTTG GAGGACTTTGTTGACCTAGAGACAGTGAAGACAGAAGAAATGTATGAACAAATGGATAACATCCTGGCCAGTCTGACTCCCAAGAACTTCCATCAGTCGATGAAG CTCAAAATACCTGGAGTGACAGTAAATTTCCGCAAGCTGCTGCTGAACCAATGCCAGAAGGGCTTTGAGAAAGATAATAGTAAGATCTTAAAAGAAAAGCAGAGGGAACTGGACGCCACCACTGAG GAGGAGGACCGCCAGCGACTgagggaggagctggaggaggctAAGGCAGAGGGGCAGCGGGAGTTGCTAGGCAACATCACATTCATCTGCGAGTTGTTCAAGTTGAAGTTGATGACCGAGGGCCTCATAGACTACTGCATCGTAAAGCTAATAAAGGATGGGGATGATGATTCGCTAGAGGGTCTGTGCACAATACTCTTCACCATTGGCAAGGACTTGGACTCTGAGAAGaaccag CCCAGAATGGATGAGCACTACACGCAGATTAATCTGataaaggagagaaggaggaccTCCCACAGAATCCGTTATATGCTTCATGATGTGCTGGACCTCAGAACG CTCCATTTGTACAAGGAACAAAAGGAAGACCATTGA
- the LOC121569931 gene encoding uncharacterized protein LOC121569931 isoform X2 encodes MHRMYRTLVTCSDSTTVAQTIDLLNQKKCSCLICVGLLNPVRIPSGQSYCKLCIGNWDQDDQKNPYHICFQCRETYTPRPALDTNCHGYGRGCPSSSFGQASAVVVTGKMSGTKKTRKQETQSPAPSSIGQAVEKQDLKEFQDPEPGKTQELYAQMDYILDRVNQNNFQQSMKAITEFTINTEARLKSIIHLIYERALAQPASSVVYANMCRCLMGLKVPTAAKPAVTVNFRKLLLNRVQNDFENMARNSREILQQKQEMVDAITKEEERQRLRKELEEAKTEGRRQSLGNIKFMCELFKLKMLTECVMHDVIVQLLKNQDDNSLEGLCTLLYTIGKDLDFKKARPRMDQYYNQIVKIVKNRTTSPRITSMLQDVLDLRKKETPQLAELVEKIEKTGLQADNDAEKHTGPGDTEPVLRPHYKSLAMKNQKLISTSIPLQENTCPHYDKLKAEDSAAARGATKKKKASVLLKTCQQIIQEREEELQKLRQEVECLKCLSQATMEDSERFFTKLIETRCSEVREVIQAKEKEMVSEAEGLLQTLEQELDELKRTETEGRQLPHIEVYPHFLQTLPSITEAFEEVRTYASEMQQQFEDSSKLQFVEFSKSVEESLGPYTISSLSTTRQAVEEKDLEDFVDLETVKTEEMYEQMDNILASLTPKNFHQSMKVVSAFTIDTEDKLKGIIDSIYERAILNPTGAEVYAKVCHHHQFMGLKIPGVTVNFRKLLLNQCQKGFEKDNSKILKEKQRELDATTEEEDRQRLREELEEAKAEGQRELLGNITFICELFKLKLMTEGLIDYCIVKLIKDGDDDSLEGLCTILFTIGKDLDSEKNQPRMDEHYTQINLIKERRRTSHRIRYMLHDVLDLRTLHLYKEQKEDH; translated from the exons ATGCACCGGATGTATCGCACGTTAGTAACATGTAGTGACTCAACTACTGTGGCTCAAACTATAGATCTTTTGAATCAGAAAAAATGTAGTTGTCTAATCTGTGTGGGTTTACTGAATCCGGTGAGAATTCCCAGTGGACAGAGTTACTGCAAATTATGTATTGGTAACTGGGATCAGGATGACCAAAAGAATCCTTACCACATCTGCTTCCAGTGCAGAGAGACCTACACCCCAAGACCTGCATTAGACACAAACTGTCACGgatacggccgaggctgcccctcctcctcgttcgggcaggcttcggcggtcgtcgtcaccgga AAGATGAGTGGGACAAAGAAGACACGCAAGCAAGAAACCCAGTCACCAGCTCCCTCTTCCATCGGACAGGCTGTGGAAAAACAGGACTTG AAGGAGTTTCAGGATCCAGAGCCAGGGAAGACACAGGAACTGTATGCCCAAATGGATTACATCCTGGATAGGGTAAATCAAAACAACTTCCAGCAATCGATGAAGGCAATTACTGAGTTCACCATTAACACAGAGGCCAGACTGAAGAGCATCATTCACCTCATATATGAGAGGGCCCTGGCACAACCTGCCAGCTCTGTGGTCTATGCCAACATGTGCCGCTGCCTCATGGGG CTTAAAGTACCCACCGCTGCCAAACCAGCAGTGACAGTAAATTTCCGCAAGCTGCTTCTGAACCGAGTCCAAAATGACTTTGAGAACATGGCGAGAAACAGTCGTGAAATCTTGCAGCAAAAGCAGGAGATGGTGGATGCCATCACCAAG GAGGAGGAGCGCCAGCGACTGAGGAAGGAGCTGGAGGAGGCCAAGACCGAGGGGCGGAGGCAGTCGCTAGGCAATATCAAGTTCATGTGTGAGTTGTTCAAGTTGAAGATGCTGACGGAGTGCGTCATGCACGACGTCATCGTACAGCTGCTGAAGAACCAAGATGATAACTCGCTGGAGGGCCTGTGCACATTACTCTACACCATCGGCAAGGACTTGGACTTTAAGAAGGCCAGG CCCAGAATGGATCAGTACTACAACCAGATTGTGAAGATTGTGAAGAATAGGACAACCTCCCCCAGAATCACAAGCATGCTGCAGGATGTGCTGGACCTCCGAAAG aaAGAAACACCCCAGCTTGCGGAGTTGGTGGAAAAGATTGAGAAGACCGGGCTGCAAGCTGACAATGATGCTGAGAAACACACTGGACCTGGAGACACAGAACCTGTTTTGCGTCCTCACTATAAGTCATTAGCCATGAAGAATCAGAAGCTGATCAGCACATCTATACCACTACAGGAGAACACGTGTCCTCATTATGATAAACTGAAAGCTGAAGACTCAGCTGCTGCTCGGGGGGCTACCAAAAAG AAAAAGGCGAGTGTGCTGTTGAAGACATGCCAGCAGATAAtccaggagagggaggaggagctaCAGAAACTGAGACAGGAAGTGGAGTGTCTAAAG TGCTTATCACAGGCTACAATGGAGGACAGTGAGAGGTTCTTCACCAAGCTGATTGAGACAAGGTGCTCAGAGGTGAGAGAGGTGATCCAAGCTAAAGAGAAGGAGATGGTGAGTGAGGCTGAGGGACTCCTACAGACACTAGAGCAGGAGCTTGATGAGCTGAAGAGGACTGAAACAGAGGGCAGACAGCTTCCACACATAGAGGTCTACCCCCATTTCCTACAG ACATTGCCCAGCATCACTGAGGCTTTTGAAGAAGTGAGGACATATGCCTCTGAAATGCAACAACAATTTGAGGATTCCTCCAAGTTGCAATTTGTGGAGTTTTCTAAATCAG TTGAAGAAAGTCTGGGACcataca ctaTCAGTTCTCTTAGCACTACCAGACAGGCAGTGGAAGAAAAGGACTTG GAGGACTTTGTTGACCTAGAGACAGTGAAGACAGAAGAAATGTATGAACAAATGGATAACATCCTGGCCAGTCTGACTCCCAAGAACTTCCATCAGTCGATGAAGGTAGTGAGTGCATTCACCATTGACACAGAGGACAAACTCAAGGGCATCATTGACTCTATATATGAGAGGGCCATCCTAAACCCTACCGGCGCCGAGGTCTATGCCAAGGTGTGCCACCACCACCAATTCATGGGG CTCAAAATACCTGGAGTGACAGTAAATTTCCGCAAGCTGCTGCTGAACCAATGCCAGAAGGGCTTTGAGAAAGATAATAGTAAGATCTTAAAAGAAAAGCAGAGGGAACTGGACGCCACCACTGAG GAGGAGGACCGCCAGCGACTgagggaggagctggaggaggctAAGGCAGAGGGGCAGCGGGAGTTGCTAGGCAACATCACATTCATCTGCGAGTTGTTCAAGTTGAAGTTGATGACCGAGGGCCTCATAGACTACTGCATCGTAAAGCTAATAAAGGATGGGGATGATGATTCGCTAGAGGGTCTGTGCACAATACTCTTCACCATTGGCAAGGACTTGGACTCTGAGAAGaaccag CCCAGAATGGATGAGCACTACACGCAGATTAATCTGataaaggagagaaggaggaccTCCCACAGAATCCGTTATATGCTTCATGATGTGCTGGACCTCAGAACG CTCCATTTGTACAAGGAACAAAAGGAAGACCATTGA